The Deinococcus aquiradiocola genome contains a region encoding:
- the dnaX gene encoding DNA polymerase III subunit gamma/tau — protein MSAIYQRARPIRWDQVVGQEHVKDVLKAALEQGRVGHAYLFSGPRGVGKTTTARLIAMTANCQGGGLKPCGECESCLSVRAGNHPDVLEIDAASNNSVDDVRELREKVGLSAMRGGKKIYILDEAHMMSRAAFNALLKTLEEPPEHVIFILATTEPEKIIPTILSRCQHYRFRRLTPEEVAGKLAGIAALEGVQAEPEALQLIGRLADGAMRDGESLLERMLAAGASVTRSGVEAALGLPPGEQMRDMAGALVQGDAGGLLDGAATLYRAGYAARTVVEGLVTALGQALHAELGLDAGGTARLEGADVPRLLRLQAALDAQDSRFARGADLQSLELALTHALIAGDSVAGGVAGGTAQAASGAAPSADVTQRLARLEKELRDLKAGGLTLPQGRPAPAAASALDEIPPLDAPRPAARTAPVPVAPAGQGNWADVVKAANSQTRAFLKPARMHAQQGYVSLSYDDKSTFHAKQVVSKFDELGRLVAQVFGPVTLEVLGPTPESSRRAHVGGRAGTPADPAPQTAPAVPVAQAAAAPAPAPAPRPQPVTPPPLDDIPPFGEARGRRATSPSPVSPTPVSPAPAASAGPSLDDIPAFGAPRSSPARTVTGQPPTSPANLDAREPAPLPGPATGGNAHVADTPPLPPDAMPEPRGADATPESRVYIPPEPIFEEPDWDDLGGPFSAAPAQPATPAPAPEVRTAAAVERAPAAPPPIPMPDVPPARPRTAPGGRTDDVRPTPVQTPLGADLQDLRGHPLYQQATRLWPGRVREVGKLKLKGDADLPDADPQDADPADLLADDESA, from the coding sequence ATGTCAGCCATCTACCAGCGTGCACGGCCCATTCGCTGGGATCAGGTGGTGGGTCAGGAACACGTCAAGGACGTGCTGAAGGCGGCGCTGGAGCAGGGACGGGTGGGTCACGCGTACCTGTTCTCCGGTCCGCGCGGCGTCGGCAAGACCACCACGGCCCGCCTCATCGCCATGACCGCCAACTGCCAGGGGGGCGGCCTGAAGCCCTGCGGCGAGTGCGAGAGCTGCCTCTCGGTGCGGGCCGGGAATCACCCGGACGTGCTGGAGATCGACGCGGCCAGCAACAACAGCGTGGACGACGTGCGCGAACTGCGCGAGAAGGTCGGGCTGTCCGCCATGCGCGGCGGCAAGAAGATCTACATTCTCGACGAGGCGCACATGATGAGCCGCGCGGCCTTCAACGCGCTCCTGAAGACGCTGGAGGAGCCGCCCGAGCACGTGATCTTCATCCTGGCGACGACCGAGCCCGAGAAGATCATTCCGACGATCCTGTCGCGCTGCCAGCACTACCGCTTCCGTCGCCTGACGCCGGAAGAGGTGGCGGGCAAGCTGGCGGGCATCGCGGCGCTGGAGGGCGTGCAGGCGGAACCCGAGGCGCTGCAGCTGATCGGGCGGCTCGCGGACGGCGCGATGCGTGACGGCGAGAGCCTGCTGGAGCGCATGCTGGCGGCGGGCGCGAGCGTGACGCGCTCCGGCGTGGAGGCTGCGCTGGGCCTGCCGCCCGGCGAGCAGATGCGGGACATGGCGGGCGCACTCGTGCAGGGCGACGCGGGCGGCCTGCTGGACGGCGCGGCCACCCTGTACCGCGCGGGCTACGCGGCCCGGACGGTGGTGGAGGGGCTGGTGACGGCACTCGGGCAGGCGCTGCACGCGGAGCTGGGCCTGGACGCGGGCGGCACGGCGCGGCTGGAGGGTGCGGACGTGCCGCGCCTGCTGCGGCTGCAGGCGGCGCTGGACGCACAGGACTCGCGGTTCGCGCGTGGCGCGGACCTGCAGAGCCTGGAGCTGGCCCTCACGCACGCCCTGATCGCGGGCGACAGCGTGGCAGGGGGGGTGGCAGGGGGAACGGCGCAGGCCGCCTCCGGCGCGGCCCCTTCGGCGGACGTGACGCAGCGCCTCGCGCGGCTGGAGAAGGAACTGCGGGACCTGAAGGCGGGCGGCTTGACGCTGCCGCAGGGACGGCCCGCGCCTGCCGCTGCGTCGGCGCTGGACGAGATTCCGCCACTGGACGCGCCGCGCCCGGCGGCCCGCACGGCGCCCGTGCCGGTCGCACCGGCCGGTCAGGGCAACTGGGCGGACGTGGTGAAGGCTGCGAACTCGCAGACGCGCGCCTTCCTGAAGCCCGCACGGATGCACGCACAGCAGGGCTACGTGAGCCTCAGTTACGACGACAAGAGCACCTTCCACGCGAAGCAGGTCGTCAGCAAGTTCGACGAACTCGGGCGGCTGGTCGCGCAGGTGTTCGGGCCGGTGACGCTGGAGGTGCTCGGGCCGACCCCCGAGAGCAGCCGCCGTGCACACGTGGGGGGCCGCGCGGGGACGCCCGCCGACCCGGCCCCGCAGACGGCCCCGGCTGTGCCGGTGGCGCAGGCTGCGGCTGCCCCGGCTCCGGCGCCCGCGCCGCGCCCGCAGCCGGTCACGCCTCCCCCGCTGGACGACATCCCCCCTTTCGGTGAGGCCCGTGGCAGGCGGGCCACGTCTCCCTCCCCCGTCTCTCCGACCCCCGTCTCTCCCGCCCCTGCCGCGTCCGCCGGACCGTCCCTGGACGACATCCCGGCCTTCGGTGCGCCCCGGAGCAGTCCGGCCCGGACCGTGACCGGTCAGCCGCCCACGAGTCCCGCCAACCTCGACGCGCGCGAGCCGGCCCCGCTGCCCGGCCCGGCCACCGGCGGAAACGCGCACGTCGCGGACACGCCGCCCCTGCCGCCAGACGCCATGCCGGAACCGCGCGGAGCGGACGCCACGCCGGAATCACGCGTGTACATCCCCCCCGAACCGATCTTCGAGGAGCCCGACTGGGACGACCTCGGCGGTCCCTTCAGCGCGGCGCCCGCCCAGCCCGCCACGCCCGCGCCCGCGCCGGAGGTGCGGACAGCAGCGGCCGTGGAGCGCGCCCCCGCCGCGCCGCCCCCGATCCCCATGCCGGACGTGCCGCCCGCACGGCCCCGCACGGCCCCGGGCGGCAGGACGGACGACGTGCGCCCCACCCCCGTGCAGACGCCACTGGGCGCGGACCTTCAGGACCTGCGCGGCCACCCGCTGTACCAGCAGGCGACGCGCCTGTGGCCGGGCCGGGTGCGGGAGGTCGGCAAGCTGAAACTGAAGGGCGACGCGGACCTCCCCGACGCCGACCCTCAGGATGCCGACCCGGCCGACCTGCTCGCGGACGACGAGTCCGCCTGA